The genomic DNA CATCCTGGACCAGGTGAAGGCCCTCAACCAATCCCTGCGCCTTGGGCACCTGTTATGTCGCAGCCGTAACCCAGACTTTCTCCTGCACATCATCCAGCGCCAGGTGAGTCCTGCCCTGCGAGTGGTGGAGGAAGCACAGGCCACGAAGGTTCCAGAGGTTTCCCCAAAGGCAGAGTGCATTGGAGCACTGTGCCTTTGCACGCtgatggtgcatagacatactaTGGGTTCGGATGTGTGCTGACTGCCACAGGTTGACACTTGCCCTGCAGAGGGCACCTTAGAGCCTCTGCAGGGCAGAGGATTCGGGGCCCAGGGCTGGGCCTCTATTGGTACACTCAGTTTCtctgctgcccacacaggcctccTCCCAGTCCATGCCATGGCTAGCAGATCTGGTGCAGTCCAGTGAAGGCTCTCTGGATGTGCTGCCTGTGCAGTGCCTGTGCGAATTCCTGCTGCACGATGCAGCTGACGCCACTGCCTCAGGGGAGGAGGATGACGAGGGCGAAAGCCGGGAGCAGAAGGCCAAGAAGCGACAGGTATGGGATCCCAGCCATCCATCCACCCCACCAAGTCTACTCCGGCAGTGCTCTGACAGTTCTTCTTGGTCCACAGAGGCAACAGAAACAGCGGCAGCTGCTGGGCCGCCTACAGGATCTGCTGCTAGGCCCTAAGGCGGATGAGCAGACCACATGTGAGGTGCTTGACTACTTCCTCCGGCGTCTGGGCTCCTCACAGGTGGCCTCCCGCGTGTTGGCCATGAAGGTGAGTGTGGCCAGGTGTGTGAAGGACTTGCTgtggctgagggagggagggtgtgtgtgtgtgtgtgtgtgtgtgtgtgtgtgtgtgtgtgtgtgtgtgtgtgtgtgtgtgtgtgtgtgtgtgaaggacttGCTgtggctgagggagggagggtgtgtgtgtgtgtgtgtgtgtgtgtgtgtgtgtgtggtgagggctTGCTCTTGGGGACTAAcagagcctcacacatgctagtcaagtgctcttaccactgagccacaccccagcccctcactgggggattctaggcaggggctctcccactgagccacgcccccagcccctcactgggggattctaggcaggggctctaccactgagccacactccagcccctcactgggggattctaggcaggggctctcccactgagccacagccTGGCTTTCTGTGTATGTATTGAATAACTAACCACTTGGCTCTCTCAGACTTCTTTCCTAATTTGTGTGGACAGAAGGGACAGGTGCTGCTAGTCTAGTCTACAAGAACCGGAGCCCTTTGCCTCTTGTCTGTGTCTCCTTCCCTGGGTGGGACATACTGTGAGAGTGGTTGTATGTACCTGCAGGGCCTGTCACTTGTGCTGTCAGAGGGTGGTCTTCGTgacaaggaggagaaagaacCCCCCATGGAGGAGGATGTCGGGGAGGCAGACGCGCTACAGGGCTATCAGTGGCTGCTGCGGGACCTGCCCAGGCTGCCCCTGTTTGACAGCGTGAGGACCACCACTGCCTTGGCTCTCCAGCAGGTATGGAATGGGTAGGCCAGTCCTGGGAGGAAGGAGTAGTTGTACACTACCCCAGGATCCATCTTAGACTTGTCCACCCTCCCCAGGCCATCCACATGGAAACTGACCCCCAGACCATCAGCGCCTATCTGATCTACCTGTCCCAGCACACACCGGTGGAGGAGCAGGGCCCACACAGTGACCTGGCCCTGGTGAGGGAATTCTGGCAGGGGCAGATGGCTTTGTCACCTGTGTTGTGGCTGGCTATTGGGCTGGAGGCCAAGGAAGAAGTCGAGGAGGTGGGGCTACTCATGGCCAGAATCTTTGGAGCCTCTGACAGCTCTTGTCCCTACTCAGGATGTGGCCCGACTGGTCGTGGAACGCTCCACCATCATGGCGCACCTCTTCTCAAAGCCTTCCTGTAGCACTGCCTCCGATGCTGTACTCAGTGCCCTGCTATCCGTGTTTTCCCGCTATGTGCGGCGCATGCGCAAGAGCAAGGAGGGCGAGGAGGTCTACAGCTGGGTGAGGGCCAAGAGGGTCAGCAACTCAGCCAGCGGGATGGGGCCTTCAGAGCTGGGTGATGGGGGCAGGGGATGGTCTTCAGGGGAGGCTCTGAGGTGGACTGAAGCAGGACACAGGGTGGGTACATTGTCACGCCATTATCTGTCCTACCATCTGAGCCACCTGGTGCCTGTCCCTCTGCCGTCTCTCATAGTCGGAGTCTCAGGACCAAGTGTTCTTGCGCTGGACCAGTGGGGAGACAGCCACCATGCATATCCTTGTCGTCCATGCCATGGTCATCCTGCTGACACTGGGCCCGCCTCGTTGTAAGCAATCTGTCCTGAGCTTTTCTGAACTCAGCTTCTAGTCAGGATGGCCTGGGATGAACCCTCTGGTGTAGCTGGGACGTACCATGTGACTATGCCTTCCCTGCTTAGGGTGTTGAGTATCCTGTGCACATTTGAACACCCACTATCCCCATGGCCCTGTAGGTTGGCCTGGGGACTCAGTGGCCAGGTCCAGGGCCTGAAACCCCTCTGGTCAGTGGCCTTCCCTCTTGTCCTGGTAACCACAGCAGCTTCCATATAGGTTCCCTTTATGCCAAGAGAATGGAAAGGGTCCAGATGCCCTGGCTGGGAATTCTGAGGCATGGGGGTGGGCTTCACTACCAGGCTGAGGAAGTGCTCGTCTGTGGTGTATGTCCATGTCACTGTCCTGAGGAAGGACAGCAGGGAAAGCTGACTTCATGTTGTCTCATCTTGTCGGGTCCCCTGGGCTCTCTGGAACCAAAGACTGAGGCACTTGAGGACAGACGGCTTGCGCTGCGGTTCTCTGGCTCATAGATAACTCTGGGTGACCTTGGGCAAGAAGCCGCTCTCCACCCCTAAACCCAGGCCGCTGTGGGCACCACACAGCAGATAGGGTGACATAAAGTTGCGTGCCCACTACCTTCTCAGTCCTCATCTACCCCATCACTTGAGCCTTCTCTGTTCCCCTAAAAGCCTCAGCAACCCTCCCCCCGCCCCTCTAGAAGTACAgcccttgggttggggatttagctcagtggtagagcgcttgcctagcaaacgcaaggccctgggttcggtccccagctccgaaaaaaagaaaagaaaagaaaaaaaaaaagaagtacagcCCTTGGTTGTCTGGGATCCTTCTTGGGTTCGTGGCTCCTCGGATAACACAGCTGCTCCCTATGTCTTCCCTAAAGCTGGCGACAGTGAGTTCAGTGAGTTGCTGGACATCTGGTTTCCAGAGAAGAAGCCGCTGCCCACAGCCTTCCTGGTGGACACTTCTGAGGAGGCGCTGCTGCTGCCCGACTGGCTGAAGCTGCGCATGATCCGCTCTGAAGTCCCCAGGCTGGTGGATGCTGGTACAGTGAGACTGGGGGAAGGGCCTAGTGAGACGGGGGAGGGGCCCAGTGAGACTGGGGGAGGGGCCCGACCTCACACTTGCTGCCTCTGAGCCTGAACCAACTGTCAGACATACCAAAAACTCTGAGGGCTCAGAGACCAGGCCTGGAGCAGAAATGGCTATAAAAGACCTGGTTTTTAGAGGCACGAGATAATTTCAGGGCCTTCGATTAGTCGTCTGGAGGGCATGTGTATAGACAAGCTGCACTGAGCAGAGGCAGGTCCCATCAGGGGCCGGACATGTGTCTGGCCCCAGACAGGAAAGGAGACTTTAGTGAGTGACTGGGTGGACTTGGGAAGCCTGGTGAAGGACAGACATACCAAGGAGTCTGGACTCCAGTGAGCCAGAGGGCCATTGACAGTGTCATGGCTTCAGAAGCCATGGGGACTGTGTGTGGTGGAGACTGTCAGAGCCAGGCCCTGCGCCGGTGCATCTGAGAGCTACCCTTGCTGGTACACCTTGCCCACAGCCCTGCAGGACCTGGAGCCCCAGCAGCTGCTGCTCTTCGTGCAGTCCTTTGGTATCCCCGTGTCCAGCATGAGCAAGCTGCTGCAGTACCTGGACCAGGCGGTAGCCCAGGATCCCCAGACCCTGGAGCAGAACATCATGGACAAGAGTAAGTCCTGGGGCCATGAGGCCTCAGCACACTGTGGCCCACCAAGCCCTTTAGGGCAGACTGTACGGTTGTCCTGTCAGGTGTGCACCTACCCCTGTGGCAGACTGTGGAGCTCTGAGACTGCTGTCCCCATTACGACTGACTTGAGGTTGGAGGGAACCCTAGGTCCTCTGCTGGGAATCCTGCGGTCTTTGCTTTTTTGTCTTTAAGAGACAGTTTTTCTCTGTGCtgccttggctatcctagaactagctctgacAGGCTGGCCTCTACCTCAGAAatcttgcctgcctctgcctcctaagtgctgtgacaagagatgtgtgccaccactgcctgactagCTCCTGCGGTCATAGAAGAGCTTGCTGGGCATGGTGTGCCAGCCCCCCAGTCCTGTGTTTGGTGGAAAGGCAGGCTGGCTTCATCCACCCCCAGTGGTCCCCTGGCCGCTGTTTTGCAGATTACATGGCTCACCTGGTGGAGGTCCAGCACGAGAGAGGTGCTTCTGGAGGCCAGACCTTCCACTCGCTACTCACGGCCTCCCTGCCACCCCGACGAGGTACAACCCCTCTTTCCCCTACTCCATGTCACCGTCTGAGCTGGACTGCTTTTGGCCTTCATTGTATTCCCTGGCTTGTGTCAGTCGTGTTTGTGGGTTCTTATGTGGGCCCAAGGTCCAGCTCTGCCTTCTGGTCACAGTCTGTGGCAGGACAGGGCCACTTGTTTCCTATTTGTCTACAGACAGCACAGAGGCTCCTAAGCCAGAAAGCAGCCCTGAGCCCCCACCAGGCCAGGGCAGGACTCGGGCAGGGACGCAGGTTCCAGTGCTCGGCCCTGAGGACGACTTAGCTGGCATCTTCCTACAGGTACAAGGGCAGTCGTGTGAGGGCCCACAGCAGCACTTGTCTGCCCTCCCTGTGTCTCGTGACGTGTGTACTACGTACTTACCTTGTGCTCACTCCTCATGCTCACAATATGAAGTCGGGTTCTGGGTTTCCTGCTAGTTCCTGTGCTAGGGTGCTAGGtacctctgtcttccacatgcaGCTCTTAGGGTATGAGACTCCCTTGCCACTCTTCCAGTAAGGATGCCAGGTCCCTTAGTGATGCACTGGGGACCCAGTCAGATGGGTGGGAGGCAGGATGCACATGAGAACCTCGGGTACGAGGCCTCCGCATTCTCACACCTTCTGCTTTCCAGATCTTCCCACTGAGCCCGGATCCACGGTGGCAGAGCTCCAGTCCGCGCCCCCTTGCCCTGGCACTGCAGCAAGCCCTGGGCCAAGAGTTGGCTCGTGTCCGCCAGGGCAACCCCGAGGTGCCCGGCATCACAGTTCGCCTTCTGCAGGCCATGGCCACCCTGCTGAGCTCCCCGCACGGGGGTACCCTTGCTCTGGCTATGCACCACAGCCACTTCCTGTCCTGCCCTCTGATGCGCCAGCTCTGCCAGTACCAGGTGCTCTGGCACGTGGGCTGGTGGGAGGCAAGGGCAGTGGGAGACTGGGGCCCAGAGTACATGACTCTGCCTGTGGTAGGAAGCCTTGGGTATCTCCCCAGTCCACCCTTGGGCCCGGTGTTGTTCCCAGCATGCCTGAGGCTTCCCTTGGCAGGTTTCCTGTCTTTAACACAAAAAGCAGCTACCTTGGAGCAGGGACAGGGGCAATGGCAGGGACAGGTCCCCATCGTAGAGGGTGAACGAAGGAGGTCTCTGTCACCCCTCTCTGCATAcacgagtgcatgtgtgtgtatggtgtgtatgtgtgtgcacacctgggTTTCTTCTCCGCTGTATGGGTTACTGATGAAGGCACGTCCCCAAGGGCTGGTGTTTAAAcctttcaaggtcatcctggcaCTCAAGAGGCATGCTTTTGAGTGGCAAGTGGGATGATATTGGGTCCTGGCCCTGTCTCTGGGCCTCTGGGCCTAGGTTGCATActacctcctccctcccccgcTAGGCAGGGCTGTTGGAGTCCTGTGCCAACGTGCTCACATATGGCTGTCTGTCCCCGCAGCGTGCTGTCCCGCAGGACACTGGCTTCTCCTCACTCTTCCTTAAAGTGCTCATGCAGATTCTACAGTGGCTAGACAGCCCTGCTGTGGAGGATGGGCCCTTGCAGGCCCAACTCAAGTTATTTGCTACCCGCTATTCAGCAAGACGCAGGATCAGTGACGGTGAGCTCGCTGagagtggcaggcaggcagggactGGTTGGTGTCATTGTGGTGGAGCCAAGCCTTCAGAGAGCTGTGCGGGCCTCTTGAAGAACAGCTAGCttgggcagagaggcaggccgTGAGTGTGTGAGCAAACCAGAGCTATGGCATTGGTCACACGGTATGTACCACTGCCTGCAGTGCGCAGCGGGCTCCTGCACCTGGCTGAGGCCTTAAGCTTCCACCGTGATCTGGAGGTGGCCAACTCCACCGCACGGGCCGTCATCGCCACCCTGAGGTCTGGGGAGAAGTGTACTGTGGAGCCTGAGCTCATCAGCAAAGGTACCGACCCCTCTCCCCTTGGCCCCACGTCTTGAGGATGGTGGGAGGACTGTCTACCTTGGGGAACTCCAGGTTGTTGGCCTGCTCCACTCAGACAGCCTCCTGTCCCACAGTCCTCCGGGGCCTCATCGAGGTGCGCTCACCGCACTTTGAAGAGCTGCTGACGGCGCTCTTCTCAGCCACCGCAGAGACCTGCCCCAGCCCAGCCTCGGGGCCCATTGTGGTGGTGAGCTCCTTGCTGCTGCAGGAAAGAGATGAGCCTCTGGGCCCGAGCACGCAGGATGCGGAGGGTGCCAGGTAATCGGCAGTGTAGCCTGGGGTGGGAGCATGGTGGCTCTGCAGCCTGGCGTCTGCTCTGACGCTTCTGTCCCACAGCACAGAGGCCATGCGCCTGGGACCAGCATCTGGGCTGCTCGTGGActggctggagacactggaccCTGAGGTTGTCTGTAGTTGCCCTGACCTTCAGTGGAAGCTGCTCTTCTCACGGAGAAAGGTGACAGGGACATGGCCCAGTGCCCTCCCGCAGTGCTGCCACTCCAGACTTCTGTGTCTCGTAGCCTCCAGAGCGGTGGGGGGCCCAGGGGGTGTATGTTTCTTTGGATCAACACTAGAGCCAcatctggggctggggctggaatGGGATGAGGGTAGGGAAATTCCACAGATCCTAAAGTCTGAAGAACCCAGGTAGGCCCAGGACTGTGGAGAAGTGGAGAAAGGTGGAAGGGTATTGGCTGTGCATTGtcatttatatatttggttgtgagcctagcctttaacggctgaaccatctctccagccctgtgcatTGTCATTTAAACCCGGGGCCCTGCCCTACATGGAGGAGATGAGGAGATGGGCCAGGCCAGGCCCTttgctgctgtgtcctgggtggTCCCACCAGAGCGTGTCAGCTGACCTGACTTATCAGAACTGGTGGTCCCTGGGCCCAGTTGAGATCATCCCGGCCTCTTTCTTCTCCAGGGCAAAGGCCACATAAGTGCCCAGGTGCTGTCCTTCCGCCCCTACCTCCTGGCCCTCCTCACACACCAGGCCAGCTGGTCCACGCTGCACCGCTGCACCCGTGTCCTGCTAAGCAAGAGCCGTGAGCAGAGGTGAGGCCAGCCCTGACCCCAGCTCTGTGTGATCCATGAATTGTGTCCCCTACACCTTGGTTCAGGGCAGCATCTCCTAAGGGGCTTCCTGTTGTGCTCAGTGCGTGCCCTCATCAGCAGGGCCAGTATCTTGCTTTTGGTGCCCAGCCTCTCACTTATGGGTAAATAGTCCAGCCCCTCCCTTCTTCttggcacatttttttttttctttttttggagctggggactgaacccagggccttgcgcttgctaggcaagcgctctaccactgagctaaatccccaacccttcttggCACATTTTTATCTGTGGAGAATTTGGCTTATGTTCATGACGTggtacaggaggcagaggagctgGGGAAGCTGCCCATCTGTCCCGGTGGTCCCTTGGCTGTAACAGGCCCATAGTGTGGGCACAAGCTGTGCTTGAGTTTCCTCATGGGAACCATCAGGTACCCAACTTACAAACATAGGACCTGGGAGTGTGTGGGTGCTGTTATGCTTCACCAGGGACTAGTGACTCCTCAGAGGGACAGTGGTAGCCCTCTACAGAGGTCCCTTTCCTCAGGAACTTTACCCTGGCTCTAGTGTTTGGAGATATGCTTGCTTCTTCCCAGGCTCGACCCCTCAGCCTCCCTGGACTTCCTCTGGGCCTGCATCCATGTTCCCCGGATCTGGCAGGGCCGGGACCAGCGCACTCCACAGGCAGGTCTCCAGAGGTTAGCCTAACCCTGTGGGTGGTGACTGCACATCCTGGGGCTGACCTACAGCCTCCTGATTGCAGAAGCGACGGGAGGAGCTGGTGCTCCATGTCCAGGGCCCAGAGCTGCTCAGCCTGGTGGAGCTTATCCTGTCCGAGGCAGAGACCAGGAGCCAGGATGGGGACAGTGCTGCACGCACCCTCATCCAGACCCGGCTGCCCCTGCTGCTTAGCTGCTGCCGTAGCAACGATGAGAGCATTGGAAAAGTGACTGAGCACCTGACCAGCTGCATCCAACAATGGGGGGACAGGTACCTGAGTCCCCACTGTGTCACCTGGGAGTGACTCCTTCAGCACATGTCCCTCACTGGCCACACCATCCCAGTGACCTAGTCCCTCTGCCCTCTCCTTTCCAGCGTGCTAGGCCAGCGCTGCCGAGACCTGCTGTTGCAACTGTACTTACAGCGGCCAGAGGTCCGGGTGCCAGTGCCTGAGGTCCTGCTGCAAAGCGAAGGTGCCACCAGTAGCAGCATCTGCAAGGTGAGGGGCACAGCCTGCCATAGCCCTGTGGCCCACAGAGCAGGGGGGTAGGGGGCTGCACCATCAGCATCACCTCACCTCACCTTGCTGGAGCTCAGCCTTGCTGTGATAGGCTCTTCCCCTGGATGCAGCCTGAGGCATGGGGATGCCCCTTCCCTTTTCTGGGCTCGGGTTGTGGGCAGTCAGGAGTTGGCACATATATTGTTTAACATATGGACAGTCTGGGGCCATGACCTCTATCAGGACACCCCCGAGTATCCCTGAGACCTCCTGCCTCCTACCCATTCTGGCCAGCTCCACTGCCttagcagggcagggcaggtcaGCTTGTGCCCTCTGGAACTTTGCGTGAGGGGCCACATGAACTCCTGCCTTGGCTGTGATGTCTAGAGTGTCCATGTTGAGCTGCAATGGTGTCCTAGGCTGTGAGGGGGATGGGACAGTTCAATGTATAGGCAAGTAGTCTCCTCTCCCCCTAGCTGGACGGGCTCATCCACCGCTTCATCACGCTCCTGGCAGACACCAGTGACTCCAGGTCTTCTGAGAGCAGAGTGGCTGATGCCAACATGGCCTGTCGGAAGCTGGCTGTGGCCCACCCCATCCTGCTGCTAAGGTGCCTGCTGTCACAGCAGTGGATACCCTATGGGGTCGGGGTGACTAGTGGGAAGGTGTGACCAGGGTATCCTTCTGTTGGCCCCCAGGCACCTGCCCATGATTGCAGCCCTCCTGCATGGCCGCACACATCTGAACTTCCAGGAGTTCCGGCAGCAGAACCACCTAGCCTTCTACCTACATGTGCTGGGCATCTTGGAGCTGCTGCAGCCACGAGTCTTCCAGAGCGAACACCAGGGGGCACTCTGGGACTGCCTGCGGTCCTTTATCCGCCTGCTCCTGGTAGGTGCCAGGCAAACTGTGTCCCGCATTCCTCAGCCAAATATCCTCCCATGCCCCCTGTTGTCCTTGCTTGACTTCCTTCTGCTCCTACAGGAGAGCCCAGAGCTAGGGCCAATGCCAGGCCACCCTCCAGTGGCTTCTGTCACCACTGTCTGGAGACCAGCTCTTCCCTGAGGTTCCTAAGTTCCAGCATCCCCTGCCTGGGGAGTCCGACATTCAGGACCCTTGGTGCCAAGCCCCGTTGCGTGCTATTTGTTGGTGTCAGATGCCCCAGTCTATACATTTTGGCTGTGATACTATGAAAACAGAAGGCAGGCCAGCCAGGTGTCAGAGTAGCACACCTGCAGTCACAGCACTTGggtggctgaggcaagagaattgcAAGTTCTGGACTAGCCTTGGCTATAATATTGTGAGGCAATATATGGGTGTCTGACCATctagaaagaagagggagggggaaggggggagggagggaggcacccAGGGGCTGGAAGGAGGGCTTAGAGATTAGAGAGTGTTagttgcccttgcagaggaccctggtttggttCCTGACATCCACGTGGTGGCTTGCAAGCATTAGAAACTCCagttccggggctggggatttagctcagtggtagagcgcttacctaggaagcgcaaggccctgggttcggtccccagctccgaaaaaaagaaccaaaaaaaaaaaaaaaaaaagaaactccagttccagggcaccaGACACTCACTGTCATGcaaagacatacagacacacatgcaggcaaaacattcattcaATAAAAACTAAAAGCAGCAGGACCCAATCAGGCTAGCTCTGGGCCCATGACTGTCATGGGGTCATGTGTTGTGTAGAGGGTCTGAGGAAGCCTCTGGTGGCTCTGCCTTCTCTACAGAACTACCGAAAGTCTTCCCGCCAACTGGCCCCCTTCATCAGCAAATTTGTTCAGTTCATCCACAAATATGTGGCCTGCAGCGCACCAGCAGCCGTGGCCTTCCTGCAGAAGCACGCAGAGCCCCTCCAGTGAGTTCCCATACCTTCCTGGGCTGCCCAGTGGCCCCTGGAGCCAGAAGGGACAGTCCAGACAGTGGTCTGAATTGCAACCCCAGCCTCATCCCCACGTGCTCCCTTCactcaccctccctcctccctcacccctcGTCTTACTCACCTCTCACCCCTCCTCCTCTCTACCCCTCCTCCTCTCACTCCTCTCTCTTCACCCCTCTTCCactcacccctcctcctccttacttagccttcctcctccctcagccctcTTTCTCACTCACCCCTCCTCCCTACCTCTTTACTTTGTCCTTACCTAAGCCCAGGCCCGccttcctgccctgcttctccTTACCTGGCACTCTTCCCCGCCTGCCCTCCTCTAAAGTGAGCTCATGCTCTCTCCACAGTGACCTGTCCTTTGACAACAGTGACCTGGTGATGCTGAAGTCTTTACTAGCAGGGCTCAGTCTGCCCAGCCGGGATGGGAGAGCTGACCAAGGTCTGGATGAGGAAGGTGAAGGTAAGCGGGCAGGTGAGCTCTCGGGTGGTGAGCAGGGAGGGTCCTGGTGTGTGTGGCTGAGCCGAGACCTCATCCGTCTCTTGCTTGGGCGTGGGCGGTGCCGTGACCAAGCTGACAGAACAGAACCACCTTGTGGAAATGTTTGGTTCTGCTTCAGACATTACCCTTCTGGGTACCTGCGTGCTGCCTGGGCAGGCTGGTCCTTAGGACTTACCCTACCTCACTTGCCTGATGATGGCTCCTGCTCCCTCCACAGCCGGATGATAGCCATGCTGACATAGTCACCGGTAGATCGGCAGTGACTCAGTGAACCATGCTGATAGAAGCTCAGTGACTGCAGCTAGCCTTGGCTGCCTCTGTTGGCCAGATTGACTGTGACCTCGGGCCGCCTGAAGGCAGATACAAGGTCCTTCACAGAGGACACACTGTACAGACATGAGTCTCTGTGTGGAGTGGTCCATGAGGGCAGAGGCAAGGGAGTGCGCTCCTAAGCTGGCTGTAGTTAGTGTAAGGAAAACATGTGCTGAGTCTCTCAGGGCAGCCCAGCATCCTCAGTGCTACCCTCCACATGACACGCCTCCAACTCCGTGACTACCACATGTCCAAGCACCATGTGGCATCCTGGGTAGTGGCCAGTGTGCTTCTGGGAATGGCGTAGTCTTTCCGTGGAGACTGCGGGTCTGGCTTGGCCCTCAGTGTTCAGCCATCACCTGACTCTGACTAACTTTTCACAGATGAGCGTTCAGCTGGCTCCCTACCCCTGGTCAGTGTCTCCCTCTCCACCCCACTGACTGTAGCTGATGTGGCTCCCCACATGAAGAGGCTGTCCCGGGGCCAGGCTGTTGAGGGTGAGTGAGCCACTTGTTGCTAGACCACCCTGAACCCACTGAGCTCTTTGCTCACAATTGAGGTTCTGAGACCTGACAGGGCGGCTGGCAGGTCTGTCAGTCTTCAGAGCAGAACCAGGGGTTGAGTAAAGAGGTTTGTTTCAAGTTTCCTTTTTACAGGCCTCCCTGAGACCAGTACGAGGCCAAATGGGGGGGCACAGTGTCAGGATAACCACTGAGCACGCAGTTCCTGGTGCATTTTGGGGAGGGAGACTCTGGGGGACTGAATTGCCCGAGGATTGTCCCTTCCTGTCTCAGGGTTGCTTGGGGTAGGACAGAGGTTTCCTCAGACCCTACAGCCTGACTTTTTGCCCTTAGATGTGCTCGAGACCCTGAGTGACATAGATGAGATGTCACGGCGGAGACCTGAGGTCCTGGGCTTCTTCTCGGTGAGTgaggctggaaagagcccaggtTGGGGTCTTGTTCTTACCCTGCTGCTGTGCAAGCCAGGTACTGCCCTGAACTGATGCCACCACCCTGGTGGCATCTTGGGAACAGGCCCTGCAGTTACCACTAAGGAGAGTGTCACCGTGGGGACAGTCCCCACGGTGACACTCTCCTCTCACCTGAGCAGACCAACTTGCAGCGGCTGATGAGCTCAGCGGAGGAGTC from Rattus norvegicus strain BN/NHsdMcwi chromosome 12, GRCr8, whole genome shotgun sequence includes the following:
- the Ints1 gene encoding integrator complex subunit 1 isoform X3 encodes the protein MTERASDSRRLLPGDGASSRGARAAGRMNRAKPTTVRRPSAAAKPSGHPPPGDFIALGSKGQANESKTASTLLKPAPSGLPSERKRDASASLSGASGLTGLTKRPKLSSTPPLSALGRLAEAAVAEKRAISPSIKEPSVVPIEVLPTVLLDEIEAAELEGNDDRIEGVLCGAVKQLKVTRAKPDSTLYLSLMYLAKIKPNIFATEGVIEALCSLLRRDASVNFKAKGNSLVSVLACNLLMAAYEEDENWPEIFVKVYIEDSLGERIWVDSPHCRTFVDNIQTAFNTKMPPKSVLLQGEGARSGGELGAGSSPHPSLTEEEDSQTELLIAEEKLSPEQEGQLMPRPRYDELTESVEEYVLDMLRDQLNRRQPIDNVSRNLLRLLTATCGYKEVRLLAVQRLEMWLQNPKLTRPAQDLLMSVCMNCNSHGSEDMDVISHLIKIRLKPKVLLNHYMLCIRELLNAHKDNLGTTIKFVIFNELSNARNPNNMQILYTVLQHSSELAPKFLAMVFQDLLTNKDDYLRASRALLREIIKQTKHEINFQAFCLGLMQERKEPQYLEMEFKERFVVHITDVLAVSMMLGITAQVKEAGVAWDKGEKRNLEVLRTFQNQIAAIQRDAVWWLHTVVPSISKLAPKDYVHCLHKVLFTEQPETYYKWDNWPPESDRNFFLRLCSEVPILEDTLMRILVIGLSRELPLGPADAMELADHLVKRAAAVQADDVEVLKVERIQLIDAVLNLCTYHHPENIQLPPGYQPPNLAISTLYWKAWPLLLVVAAFNPENIGLAAWEEYPTLKMLMEMVMTNNYSYPPCTLTDEETRTEMINRELQISQREKQEILAFEGHLAAASTKQTITESSSLLLSQLTSLDPQGPPRRPPPHILDQVKALNQSLRLGHLLCRSRNPDFLLHIIQRQASSQSMPWLADLVQSSEGSLDVLPVQCLCEFLLHDAADATASGEEDDEGESREQKAKKRQRQQKQRQLLGRLQDLLLGPKADEQTTCEVLDYFLRRLGSSQVASRVLAMKGLSLVLSEGGLRDKEEKEPPMEEDVGEADALQGYQWLLRDLPRLPLFDSVRTTTALALQQAIHMETDPQTISAYLIYLSQHTPVEEQGPHSDLALDVARLVVERSTIMAHLFSKPSCSTASDAVLSALLSVFSRYVRRMRKSKEGEEVYSWSESQDQVFLRWTSGETATMHILVVHAMVILLTLGPPRSGDSEFSELLDIWFPEKKPLPTAFLVDTSEEALLLPDWLKLRMIRSEVPRLVDAALQDLEPQQLLLFVQSFGIPVSSMSKLLQYLDQAVAQDPQTLEQNIMDKNYMAHLVEVQHERGASGGQTFHSLLTASLPPRRDSTEAPKPESSPEPPPGQGRTRAGTQVPVLGPEDDLAGIFLQIFPLSPDPRWQSSSPRPLALALQQALGQELARVRQGNPEVPGITVRLLQAMATLLSSPHGGTLALAMHHSHFLSCPLMRQLCQYQRAVPQDTGFSSLFLKVLMQILQWLDSPAVEDGPLQAQLKLFATRYSARRRISDVRSGLLHLAEALSFHRDLEVANSTARAVIATLRSGEKCTVEPELISKVLRGLIEVRSPHFEELLTALFSATAETCPSPASGPIVVVSSLLLQERDEPLGPSTQDAEGASTEAMRLGPASGLLVDWLETLDPEVVCSCPDLQWKLLFSRRKGKGHISAQVLSFRPYLLALLTHQASWSTLHRCTRVLLSKSREQRLDPSASLDFLWACIHVPRIWQGRDQRTPQKRREELVLHVQGPELLSLVELILSEAETRSQDGDSAARTLIQTRLPLLLSCCRSNDESIGKVTEHLTSCIQQWGDSVLGQRCRDLLLQLYLQRPEVRVPVPEVLLQSEGATSSSICKLDGLIHRFITLLADTSDSRSSESRVADANMACRKLAVAHPILLLRHLPMIAALLHGRTHLNFQEFRQQNHLAFYLHVLGILELLQPRVFQSEHQGALWDCLRSFIRLLLNYRKSSRQLAPFISKFVQFIHKYVACSAPAAVAFLQKHAEPLHDLSFDNSDLVMLKSLLAGLSLPSRDGRADQGLDEEGEDERSAGSLPLVSVSLSTPLTVADVAPHMKRLSRGQAVEDVLETLSDIDEMSRRRPEVLGFFSTNLQRLMSSAEESCRNLAFSLALRSIQNNPSIAADFLPTFMYCLGSRDFEVVQTALRNLPEYTLLCQEHAAVLLHRAFLVGMYGQIDTSAQISEALKILHMEAVM